The sequence below is a genomic window from Equus caballus isolate H_3958 breed thoroughbred chromosome 11, TB-T2T, whole genome shotgun sequence.
CATCAGCCTAGTGTCCAGCCTTGTTCACGTTCATCTTTTCTCCTCCTGGGCCCGTATCTGTTTGGCCAGGATGCTTTTGTGAAGATTGTGAGACACGAGGGCATCAGGACCCTGTGGAGCGGCCTCCCAGCCACCCTGTGAGTACCCCAGTCTTGCATATTGTCTTCCCCCAGTACCCCGCTGATCCCTTGCTGCCCTGTTGGCTGGCTGGCAGGGGGGGCTGTGGAGGCCTGGGAGGTTCGGCAATCTTTGGGAGTCCTAGCTAACCTCTGTTCATACTCTCAGGGTGATGACTGTCCCAGCCACTGCAATCTACTTCACTGCCTATGACCAACTCAAGGCCTTCCTTTGTGGTCgagccctgacctctgacctctacGCACCCATGGTGGCTGGCGCACTGGCCCGCTGTGAGCATGGCATTCGGCCCTTGATCTCTCTCTGACCCCACCTGTGCCTGAGCCCAGCTGGGAGCTGGCTGCCAGCTCCAACCTCTGCCAGCTTAGGGGTGGGGGGAGTCTTGGGCCCCCATACCCTGGGGTGGGTTGCCATTGGGACCTGTGAGCTGACCCCTCCCCACTGTTCCCCTCAGTGGGCACCGTGACTATCATCAGTCCCCTGGAGCTGGTACGAACAAAGTTGCAGGCTCAGCATGTCTCATACCGGGAGCTGGGTGCCTGTGTCCAAGCTGCTGTGGCTCAGGGCGGCTGGCGCTCACTGTGGCTTGGCTGGGGTCCCACTGCCCTTCGTGATGTGCCCTTCTCAGGTAAGCACCAGAGGTGCAGGGAGTGGGGTAAGGGAGCCCTTGGATGACACACAAGAGGTCTGTAGCCAAGTCCCACCCTTGCTACTGGTGATGTTAAAGTcagttaacttctctgagccttgactATCTCGTCAGTGAAACAGGTCCAGCCAGCAGGGTATTCACCTAGGTTTTCAGGAGATAAGTCCTGCAGAGGACCTGTTAGAGAAACTGTTAGAGAGCAGGCAGGCCTCATTACTGGAAGGGAGTGGTTGTGCTGTAGGTCAGTGGAAGATGGGAGGTCTGGGGACCACCCACTGCCCTCCCCATCTCTAATGAGTGTACTCCTGTGCCCCCAAGCCCTGTACTGGTTCAACTATGAGCTGGTGAAGAGCTGGCTGAGTGGATCCAGGTCAAAAGATCAGACATCTGTGGGTGTCAGCTTTGTGGCTGGCGGCATCTCAGGGACGGTGAGTTGACCAGGTTGAGGGTGAGGCTAGCAGAGGTGTCCTTGGGGGCCTGAGGGTTGTTGGAAATGCTCCAGAGAAGAGTCCTCGCATTGTGTTGCACGGGCTGACTGTCAAGGAGCACCCCCCCCCACCAAGTGAAGCTGTAGCTGAGGCTGGCAGACTctagctggacctgagggacggGGGTCGTGGAGTGGAGacagccctctccccaccctaccAGGTGGCCGCTATCCTGACTCTGCCCTTTGACGTGGTGAAGACTCAGCGCCAGGTTGCACTGGGAGCGGTGGAGGCTGTGAGAGGTGAGGGGCCTGGCTGGTGGGGGGGCGGGCAGGGGTCCAAGTGGGATCTTACGGGGGGCCATGTCTTGCCTTTGCAGTGACACCCCCTCACGCAGACTCCACCTGGCTGCTGCTGCGGAAGATCTGTGCGGAGTCAGGCACCAGGGGACTCTTTGCaggtgagtgtctgtgtgtgtccgtGCCCTGGCGTGCTTGGGGCCTCCTGGaaccctgacccctgaccccagcCTCCCCCTCCCACTGCAGGCTTCCTCCCGAGGATCATCAAGGCCGCTCCTTCCTGTGCTATCATGATCAGCACTTACGAGTTTGGCAAAAGCTTCTGCCAGAGGCTCAACCGGGACCAGCCTCTGGGCTCTTGAAAAGGACGGGGTGGCCCTCATCTCTTCcatgggtgggggcggggcaggagaCTGAGTCAAGTGCCTTGTCCTCAGCACTGAGGAGAGGGGCCTCATTTCCCTTCCCCAGGGGTAGGAGGCTGCCCCTCTGGGCCCACCCAGGCCCCCCTcattcctgctgctcctcattCACAAGCCCCAAGAATCATCACTTTTCCACCCCCCTAAATTCAAGACCAAATCTGCTAACTGCCCCTCCCCATGTCCCTTTGTATTTGCTGTAGCTGGGCCTGCCCCCAGGAgccacaaaaccctgggcctggCATAGTCTGCATCTGCCCCTGTTAATTCCTTGAGTCTAAAAATGATGAACTTCTCTCCAGTGCCTGTGACTGCGGGGGTGCAGGGTGGCTGGGAAAAGCGAGACTTGGTGAGTGAGTTGCAGAGGAGGCCTGGGAGGGGCCTTGATGTtggctttggctgcccaggtggCACCCATGTGGAGGACCCCCTCCAACTTAGAGCCGGGTCAGCGTGAGGACAGAGTTGAGGGGGCGACAGGCAGCATCCCAGTAGTGCTGGGACCAGGGCGGAGGATGGTGAGGCCTCTCCCCAAGGGCACACTTGAGGgacagcagagggagggagggttgcCTCACTGCTAGGCCTTGGCGTAACGGAGGGCTTTCCAACTTTATGCCAAAGCTGATTTGCCCAGGACGATGGAAGGAAAACAGGGCCCTGCCCAGGCTTGCCTCCATCCTGCCCCCAACATGTCCAGGGTCTTCTCTGCCTGAACTTAAGCAAGTTATTAAAGAGTATCAGGTGGAAGGGACACTTAGGTGTCTTGGTCCTGGGCAGACCTAATATTTAGGAGACTTCACGTAAAAGCTGCCCACTCCCTGGTTCTGATCCATTTGCCTCCCCCGGGTGCACACAGGTTCTGTCTGGTCCAGCATCACTTGGTTATGGTCCTGGCACTGGCTCCACCGCATTTTGCCAGCCTCAGGACAGGGCCCTGTCCCAGCCCCCCACAGACAAGGCTGCCCTCAGTCCTCTGGTTTTTATTTGCCTGGTCCCCTCAGAGCCCCAACCCTGGGGGCTGAGGAAGGAGTGACTCCAGGGGACACACGGGGACAGACAAGAGAGGCATGGGAGGTGAGGGTGCCAAGGCTGGGCCACCAGCTCCTGAGGACAGTGGGGGAGATGAGCGAAGGAGAGTCCAGTACAAAGCCAGTAGGTGTCAGGGTGACCAGAAGAGTGGAACAGGCTTCCCCATGTGCTCCCCGAGACCTCGGTGCCCTGCTTCCTGGACCAGGTGGCTTCCTTTTGCAGCCCCAGCCTCCTTGGGCAGGAAGCTACCATAGGAAGAAGCAACGGGGGTCTTTCCCAAGAGAACCCTGGCTGGGTGGGCAGCGTTCTCTGGAAGGGTGGCCTGGGTTGAGGGACTCTGAGGAAAGGCAACAGGTGTCTGTGCCCCAGCAGGTGGGGCTGGCACTGCCCACGCCGCTCCTCAACTGGGGCTCAGTGCCGGGCTGCCTTCGGGACTGTCGCTCACCAGGCACTCGTTGGATTTGAAGCTCGCCAGGGACTTGCAGCTGGGGATGGAGGCCAGGGAGCCGCAGAGGCCCAGCATGGAGGGCGTGGGGTCCTTCCCTGGGGAGAGAGGGCGGGTGAGGCCGGGCCAACCTGCCTGCATGTGTGTGAGTTGGGGGGGTGGTGCACAGGCGCAGGCAGGGAAGGGGCACCCTCAGGTCACCCCCAGGTGACTTTCCTCATTTCTGGAGCATTTGCCATTTTCAGTTTAACCTTGATAAGCATCTGCCCCTGCCATGCACGGTGCTGGGGACACTGTATTGTAATCGTCAGCTTATGTCTCTGTCTCCCCTGAGGTTCATCCTCTCTCTTTGTCCATTTATTAAACACACGGTGAGCACTTGTTCCGTTCCAGGAACTGGGGATACAGAGAACGGACGAGACAcggtccctgccctcacggagctcacagtctggtggggagacagacacacGGACAGTCACAAACACAGTGTGGTGGGGTTACACGTCCATAGCCTGCCTCGTCTCAAAGAAGATCTAGGGTCATCCAGGACtggattttagaaagaaaagacaggaaggCCAAGCACTGGGAAAACTAGGGTGGGAAGCCCCAGCGAAGCCAGGGGGAGGGCAACACAAAATGCATGCGGTGAAGTCCTGGACATTCGCTTGAAGGGAGCCTCTAatttggctctgagcttcctggcagccaaagAAAAGGGGGAAACAAAGGTCAGGCGAGCGGTTAATAGAGTGcatgagaaaaaagcaaattagttAGGCGAAGAACTCCCCGAGAATTCATGAGCCCTTCAAGGATGTCATGATACCAAAAAGCCATTAGCCCTCACCATATGCCACACCTGTGATTATTTTAATCAACATCCCCATCTGCAGATGAGAAGGGCTCAGCAAGGCCAAGTGATTGACCAAGCTCGCGTAACCAGAGGGGGTGCAGCTGGGATTCTCACAGGGTCTGCCCGACACCCCAAACCAAGCTCTTAATTGCTGTGCTAAGCTCTCTGAAGGGCTGAGACAATGAGGGGATTGGTCAGGGCCTGACTAGAGGCCCCAAGGCCTGGCCTCAGCCCTTCCTAGTGGGGTGCTGGGTGCTGGATTGGAGGGCTCACCGATAGGGCCCCAGGGCTCCTCATCCCGCTTGCCCTCTCCCAGGCGCTGGGAATCCGAGCTCAGACTGGCTTCAGCTGACAGCGGCTCCGTACTCATGAAACTGTGTCTGTGGCAGAGCAGAGAGCTGGTGTAGGGGTGGAGGTCCCCCCCAGTGCCCCTCTTCCCCTGCTGAGCCTAGCTTGGGCTTACCTCCGGTAAAGCTTGGGGTTGTTGGCACCCTCGGCCCCACTGAGCGTTCCCAGTGATGGCCATTGGTTGACCAGGGCCGTGGTGAGCTCCTTCGAACCATGGGCCAGGGGAGCGTGGTCACCGGGGATCAGACCTGtcctgggatggggagggggggTCAGGCCTGGCtgggagaggaagcagaagtGGGGAAGAGGGGCACAGCAAGGGGTTGAGGGAGGAGTTAGGAATGAAACCTGAGTAGCAGAAATGGGGACAGAATGTGGAGGATcagtggggcagaccctgggagTCAGTGGAGGGTACTGGGGGTCAGAGGGGTGACGGGTTGGTGCATTCATGTTGAGGGTTAGATGCAATAATGGGGTGTTGTAGGAGTCAGGGTGTTGGAGTCGGGGGAGAATATGCAGGAATCTTGCAGGGTAATGGGGTGTCTTGGGGGATCATGCTGGGAGGTCATAGGATGATGGAGTTTAGGGGGAGCTTTTGGAGGGATGGGTAGGGGTGAGGTCAGGGGTCATCATGAGTGATGACAGTCAGTGGGCCTATGTTGCAGATCAGAAGGATGTTGAACAGATGGAATAATGCACTCATGTTGAAGGTCATTGAGTAACATTACAGGTCTTTGCGAGTAATGTTGGGGTCTCTTGGATAATGTCCGATGGCCATTCTAGCTGATGTCGGGTGATTGAGGGTGAAGTGGGGAGCTGGTGGGGGGGTCACTGGATCTTAGCTGAGAATAATGTTAGAAGGTCACTGGGGCATATTGGGGTGGAAGTGACCCGATCAGTGGTTTGATGCTGGCGGCTGCTTGAGACGGATGCCAGTATCAGGAAAGGTGATGTTACAGTCAGTGGGGGCGATGGTGGGGGTCCCCTGGGGTGCTGTGGTCGGAGTGGccggggtcaggggtcagggcggcggcggcgctcaCAGCTGCTCCTGCAGCTCCAGGATCACGCCTTCCAGCTCCCGCTTCTCGCGCTGGTTCTGCGCCGCCGCCTCctccagctgcagctgcagccGCCGGTTCTCCGCCTCCAGGTCCTTCAGTTGCGACTCGCGCAGACGCACCAGCTCCTCCAGGTAGCCCTGCGGGGCGCCGGCTCAGCCCGGGCGGCGGGAGGAGGTGGCCCGGCGGCCGCCCCaccccgcgcccgcgccccgccACCCTCGCCGCGCACCGCGCACCTTCTGCGCGTAGACGATACGGAACTTCTGTTCCATCTTGTGCCACTTGCTGTACCAGCTGTCCTCGTCGGTGACGAGCGGCAGGTACGGGTGCTCAGGAGAGTTGTCCTCGCTTGTGCTGCTCTCGGCGCTGTGCCGCTCCTCTTCGTCCGTCAGGTAGTCGTAGCTGGGGGAGAGAGAGCAGTGGGCACCGCCGGGCCTGCCCCCCGGCGGGCCCCACACCAACCCCCTTGGGCAGGGGGACCAGGAGGCCCGgccagcctgcctccctcccgCCATCCCCGCCCCACAGGGCGGTGGTCTGTCCGCACCCACCGCAACAATGGGCTGCTCACCTCTGGGTGAACTTTAGGTAGGGCGTGTAGTCGATGACCACGGGGGTCTTCCCGTCCAGCACTTCGCCCTTTAGGCAGAAGCTGGCGGCAGAGGAACCACAGGGTTAAGGCCGGTCTAAGAGTTGTGGACATTAGCGGAGAAACAGCCCTCCCCGCACCGCGCCACCACCACCCAGATGTCACCTGAAGTCTATGGCGCTCAGTCCGATCAGCATCCCTGTGAGGACCGTGGCTTCCTCCCGCAGCATGATGGCTCCCGAGTCGTAGAAACGCCTGTGGGGAGCGGGCGACCGATGGTACAGCCTCTTCCCAGGGAGCCCCCACGAGCCAGGACCTCTCTGGTTGGCTTACAACAAACCTTTCCTAGAGGGAGGAGGGAACTCTTTCCTGGTCACCCCTCAGCTGTGGAGCTTGTCTCCCCCACAGACTGGGGCCCAGTGGGGACCCCGCCTGTATCCCCCACCTATTAGAACACATGCCCCTGAGAACAGACTCTTTTCCATCCTCTGAACTACCCCTGCCTGCCAAGTACTGGGTCACCCAGATCCTTAAAATCAGGAAACGAGTTCTAATCATTAGTgcttggcatacagtaggtgctcaaaaatatgGTGATGTGAACTCTGCAATGTGAGGACAGACTAGAGATGGGATGCAGGAGAACATCAGGTGGGTGTGACCCCTGGTGGGGGAGGCACAGTGTACTTAGCTTCAAACACGCCGTCCCCCTCTGGCACGTCCTGTCTGTGACCTGCTGCCAGGACCCAATCTGTCTGCAAACCCTGAGTACAGGGACTGAAGCTCTGCATGCTAAGACTCTAGTCGTGGGTAGCAAGTGCAGACTGCCACCATTGTTGGGGGAGGAGTTAGGGCAGTGTGTTGTAGGTCATGGAACAAGGCCAACAAGAAAAACGATACATAGTTGAGGCTTGTCCAGAGGTGTGTCTAAGGGTAGAATTGTGTATGAGACCAGTGCTGGGGAGTGACGGGGGATAATGACTTTGACTTGGAAGAGATAGTTGTGGTGCTAAAGGTATGTTCCAGGACTGCAGGTCAGGCTGACTGGTGGACAGTCTGGGGAGGGAAACTAGCCGTGCATGCTGGGAGTTGTAGTCCAGGTACTGAAGGTTGCTAGGGGAACCTAAGGATGAAGTGTGTTTAGGCAATGAACATTCTCACTGGGACCTGTGGTCCAAGCTAATTGAGAGGGTCTGACCTGGTGGTCCGGGTGTCCCGCAGGGCTGTGGTGATGTATTCCGACATGCGCTTCTCCATCAGTGCCACCCGGATCCATGCCCGGCCCTGGAAAGTACACTCACTTTTACTTGCTGCCTTGAAGGGACCCATGTGTGCACCATTGGGTCTGGACCTCCCGCGGCCTTTCTCCCCAGTGCCTGTGAGCAGGGGTGAGGACCAAGGAGCATGCAGTATCCAGAGCAGGGAGCAGCTGCCCTGGCCCTGCCCGTTGCAGGCCCCTCACCTTGGCTCGGGCTGTGCTGATGTTCTCCATGTTCTCGATGCTGCTCACGCAGTTGTTGGGCACTTTGCTGCAGGCCAGCCGGATATAGTCCCAGAAGCCCCGCTGCCCGTCTGAGCTGAACCAGCTCACCGGACCTGCTGGGGCACAGGCtgagccagggcagggagggggctcAGCAAGACCAGGGAGTTTGGAGAGGGTCCGTGTAACGGGGCACACACACGCGTAAGTATATGCAGCCATGCATGCACACAGTGCCTACCCCGAAtgcgtgtacacacacatgtatgtaccCAAAGGGCACGCCAGCATGTAACTGCACGACCATTGATAGGGCTTGTGGCCACCCACTATGTTATACTCAGAAGatctcctcccccttcccatcTCTGTGTGTCAGCTTCTGTGCATGGCCCAGAACTGAGGCCAGAGTCAATGACGGGATTCAGAACCCCATCAGAGAGGGGTGGCTGGAAGCTAAAGGCTGGGAGTTGGTGGAGCTGGGCCCTAGGGGACAGGAACCTGGGCCCACCTTTGAAACGGTGGCTGAGGATCTGCTCTAAGATGGCTGCAAAATTTACAAACTCCTCAGATGAGTCGTCGATGGGCTCTGCTGTGTACTTCTCCAGCAGTGTTTTCACCGAgaacctgggggtggggagggaaaagGGGCAGTAGGGTGTCAGGTGAGAAGCCAGGGTGATGGTGGGAGAGGAAGGCATCAGTCAAAGAAAGGGAGCGAAGGGCAGAGAGGAGGTCATGACGAGCACGATGTGgtggggaggcagaaggagagagggtgggagaCAGGTGAGAACGTAGTGACCGTGGAGGTGCTGTGACACGGGAGTGATAGGGTGGCAGGTGGGAGACTGATTGACAAAGTGGGTGACAGGAGAAGTGATAGCCAGAGAAAAGAAGCTTCAGGAACAAGGTATGAGAGGGGATAAAACAATAGGTAGAAAGATGAAGCACTTAGAGCTGGGGGCTGTCCCAGAGCCCCTTCCTCTTTGCCCACCCTTCCAAGTTgcattctctgtgtgtgtgggttGGGGGTCAGGAAGGAGTTAGAAGCCAGTTTATGCCCCTGTCCTGAGCTGTCTTCTGTTCTTGCTGGAACAACTTTCAGTCccttctgggggggggggggtcacccGTGCCAGGGCATGTGAATTGGCACCGAGCACATGGAACGTGGGCATGCATGGGTGGCCAGGTGGGCTCTCAGCACCCGGATGCCCCCTTCCCCCTTTCCCTTCCTAGCTTGGCTACCCACACACCAGCTGCCCAGAACCAGGCACTGCGGAGCTGGGCGGGGGAGGCGCAGGGTGTGGGGCTGACACACACACTGGGTGGGAGGGGGCATTGGCAGCAGATCTCTGGGAGGGGGCTTGGAGCCCAGACACCTGGCTTCTCAGAAAGGAAGGCAGCCGAGGGAAGCCAATGGGGCTGAGACGAGCCCAGCAGCTCCCGTCCCTCTCTCTAGTCCTGCTGGAAGCCTGGCTCCCTCTGCAGTCCCTACCCTTGCAATCTCCACCTGCCATTGCTGCAGTGGGGTGAGGCAGGGGTGAGGACACAGCTCCCAACATCCCATTATTGCCCTATTGTCAGCAGGGGTGGGGTGTCTAGGGATGGGGACTACTTGGAACTGTCCCTTTTTCCCTAAGTTTATCAAGCCCTGTAATGTGCTGAGCACACTACTTTGCGTGCATCATCTATTGCATCTTACAATAGCCCTGGGAGGTAGGTCCTCTTATTGTCACcatcatccccatcttacaggTAAGGTAACTGAGGGTCCAAGAGTCATTGACTGATCTcttcagagtcacacagcttgtgaggAGTCAAGTAGGtatgtctgactccaaagttctTGCTTTTTCTGCTACATCTAGTGGCCTCCTGGTGGCTGTCACGATTACCAAGGCCCCGAgcagcctctgcctcctctgtcctctgtcctccACTCTGCAGGCTCCAGCCCTCCAGCACTGGCCTCTGAGGCTCTCAGGCCAGGGGCACAGCTGAGCCCCTGgagctccctcccttccctttggGCTTAGAGTTGGTCTGGGCTGAGATCAGAGCCAGGTCAGCACTGGGGTTGCCCTGGGAGGAGGAAGCCTGGTGGACTCAAATCCTGCTTCCTTGTGGCGCCCGCTTGGCCTTGGAcatatttaatctctctgaggcCCATTTCCAGGTGCAAACAGGAATACTAGTACCTGCCTCATTAAATTTTGGTCCAGAACCCAGGAAGGACTGAGAGAAGGTGAGTGTGTATGGGCCACCAGGCAGCGGTGCTGAGGGGCTGGGCATTAATGGGAAGGTCGGCCCTGCCAGAAGGAGCCTGTGTTTAGGGCATCATCTGGGCTTCATTAAGAAGCCTGCCCGCTACCCCCATGATTTCTTCTGGTCATCTGGGTCAGACCTCagtgggggcctggggctggtTTCAGGATGGCCGCCATCTGCCATCAGTCCTCAGGGATGCTACAGAGCTGGTCATCGCCCCCGGGAGCCCCATGGCGTGCTCCCTGTTAGGAGGTACACTGGCTGCTGCAGGTTACCATGGAGACAGGGAGGCCAGGGCCCAGGGGAGCCCTCAGCCTGCTAAAGGAAAGTGTTCTGGGAGCTGAAGGCAAACCACGTGACAGTGATGAGGCGCAGGGGCCCGAGGGGCTTCAAAGCTCTCGTCACGCCCCCATCACCCGCTAAAGCTCTATCCTCGAACCCCAGTTCTAAGCCCACCTCCAACCCACCAGAAACTCTGTTCTCCAGCCTAGGCCAAGGGGGGATCGCCCCTTCCCCACACACTCAAGAGGCCCAGCTGTCCTGGCaggcaggagaaagaagaggaaccCAGGAGGtcaagagagaggagaaggacaGGAAGGGTGTCATCAGGACGGGGCCATTTTCATGTGTCGGGCACTGGACTAGGCTCCTACATGGATTATGTCATTACCATTCCTGGTGTGGCTGTTACATACCCCATCTACAATGGGGATGATGAGGCACCCAAGGCCCAGAGTGGTTAGGAGACTTCCCCAAGGCTGCACAGCTAATAACTGATGAAGTAATAGCTTGAACCTACGACTATCTGACCCCAAAGGCAGAAATCTTTGTTTTACACCACACTAGCAGGGTTGGGGGGTGAGGATGGAGTTTGGGCTGGGCCATTGCTGCATTCATTTCTTCTATAACattccaggctttttttttttcttttttctttttacagagaTTCGATGTGCACAGCACTGTGGTGGGCACTCAGATCATAATGGTGTGAGACAGACACACTATGGTTGGGAGTGCGCCCAGGAACCTGGGAGGGGCTagaggagccaggagccagggcGTCAGGTGGGCCCTGATTCCTGGGGGAAGCAGCAGGGCCAAGGCCTGTGTGCAGGCAGGTGGGACTGGCAGGGGAAGCCAGTCGAGCCCTGCACTGGGGACACCAGCCCTCAGAGGTGGCATGCAGGGCTGGGGAGGTTGCAGGTGGAGAAGGCAGCTGGCATGGGGATCCCAGAGGGAGAGATGAGTGCAggtgggggctgagggagaaTGAGCAACGGGCCATTCCTGGCTtcggggcggggcagggagggTGAGTCACTGCAGGACTGAAGTGGGAAAGTTCACTTCCTGGGCCCCAAGAAAGCAGGTGAATCCTCCCAACACTGCGACAGCCCCACCCTCAGGGACCGATGGCCCTGTCCTCCcaatctcctccccttgagtcCAGGAGACCCAGGCTTCTGCGGTCAAGTCCTCAGTCCTTCCCACGCGGGGTCAGCGCCCCTCATCCTTCACTGGATGGATTCAGGGGCTTTGCCCACATGCCCAGTTGACCCTGCCACAGGCTGCGGCTGCCCAGAGATGGAGGAGGACACCATCCCTGCGCCAGGATTTGAGCATTGGAAAATCTCCCAGGAAAGCCCCACCTCAGAGAGGCCAGGCTGACAGGAGTGGGAGTGAGGGTATGCTTTGGAGGGCGTTCATTCCCCTCCTTCATCAGTTCTCCTCTGCCCGCCCTCCTctgcccaccctgcccccagcAAGGGAGCCAGCcgtctccaccccctccccctcaggCCCAATGTCACTTCCTGGTTCTCACAGGAAGCTGCAGTGCCAATTAAacacccctcaccccccaggccccaggctgggcaTAGGCCTGGCTTGGCCTAGAAGGATAGGGACGAAATCTCCAAACTCTCTCCCGGTCTGGGCCTGAGAGGGACAGTGGATGCGCTCCTCTTAACCCTGTGCTTCCTCCCTTTTCTCCGCGGCTGCCGGGCATCCTCCCGCCGGCACGCTCAGTCCAGGTTTCCGCAACCCTGCCTGACGCCTCTCCgaccaccccgcccccgcccgccagCGGAGCCCACCTGCACACGGTGATCAGGTTCCGACGCTCCACAGCCACATTGCGGGAAGACGCTTTCTTGGAGGACAGCCCCAGAGCCATGGTGGTCTGGACAAAGCTCGCTTCCATCCAGATGCGC
It includes:
- the RUNDC3A gene encoding RUN domain-containing protein 3A isoform X3, whose product is MEASFVQTTMALGLSSKKASSRNVAVERRNLITVCRFSVKTLLEKYTAEPIDDSSEEFVNFAAILEQILSHRFKGPVSWFSSDGQRGFWDYIRLACSKVPNNCVSSIENMENISTARAKGRAWIRVALMEKRMSEYITTALRDTRTTRRFYDSGAIMLREEATVLTGMLIGLSAIDFSFCLKGEVLDGKTPVVIDYTPYLKFTQSYDYLTDEEERHSAESSTSEDNSPEHPYLPLVTDEDSWYSKWHKMEQKFRIVYAQKGYLEELVRLRESQLKDLEAENRRLQLQLEEAAAQNQREKRELEGVILELQEQLTGLIPGDHAPLAHGSKELTTALVNQWPSLGTLSGAEGANNPKLYRRHSFMSTEPLSAEASLSSDSQRLGEGKRDEEPWGPIGKDPTPSMLGLCGSLASIPSCKSLASFKSNECLVSDSPEGSPALSPS
- the RUNDC3A gene encoding RUN domain-containing protein 3A isoform X1 translates to MEASFVQTTMALGLSSKKASSRNVAVERRNLITVCRFSVKTLLEKYTAEPIDDSSEEFVNFAAILEQILSHRFKACAPAGPVSWFSSDGQRGFWDYIRLACSKVPNNCVSSIENMENISTARAKGRAWIRVALMEKRMSEYITTALRDTRTTRRFYDSGAIMLREEATVLTGMLIGLSAIDFSFCLKGEVLDGKTPVVIDYTPYLKFTQSYDYLTDEEERHSAESSTSEDNSPEHPYLPLVTDEDSWYSKWHKMEQKFRIVYAQKGYLEELVRLRESQLKDLEAENRRLQLQLEEAAAQNQREKRELEGVILELQEQLTGLIPGDHAPLAHGSKELTTALVNQWPSLGTLSGAEGANNPKLYRRHSFMSTEPLSAEASLSSDSQRLGEGKRDEEPWGPIGKDPTPSMLGLCGSLASIPSCKSLASFKSNECLVSDSPEGSPALSPS
- the RUNDC3A gene encoding RUN domain-containing protein 3A isoform X2; translation: MEASFVQTTMALGLSSKKASSRNVAVERRNLITVCRFSVKTLLEKYTAEPIDDSSEEFVNFAAILEQILSHRFKAGPVSWFSSDGQRGFWDYIRLACSKVPNNCVSSIENMENISTARAKGRAWIRVALMEKRMSEYITTALRDTRTTRRFYDSGAIMLREEATVLTGMLIGLSAIDFSFCLKGEVLDGKTPVVIDYTPYLKFTQSYDYLTDEEERHSAESSTSEDNSPEHPYLPLVTDEDSWYSKWHKMEQKFRIVYAQKGYLEELVRLRESQLKDLEAENRRLQLQLEEAAAQNQREKRELEGVILELQEQLTGLIPGDHAPLAHGSKELTTALVNQWPSLGTLSGAEGANNPKLYRRHSFMSTEPLSAEASLSSDSQRLGEGKRDEEPWGPIGKDPTPSMLGLCGSLASIPSCKSLASFKSNECLVSDSPEGSPALSPS
- the RUNDC3A gene encoding RUN domain-containing protein 3A isoform X4, whose protein sequence is MEASFVQTTMALGLSSKKASSRNVAVERRNLITVCRFSVKTLLEKYTAEPIDDSSEEFVNFAAILEQILSHRFKACAPAGPVSWFSSDGQRGFWDYIRLACSKVPNNCVSSIENMENISTARAKGRAWIRVALMEKRMSEYITTALRDTRTTRRFYDSGAIMLREEATVLTGMLIGLSAIDFSFCLKGEVLDGKTPVVIDYTPYLKFTQSYDYLTDEEERHSAESSTSEDNSPEHPYLPLVTDEDSWYSKWHKMEQKFRIVYAQKGYLEELVRLRESQLKDLEAENRRLQLQLEEAAAQNQREKRELEGVILELQEQLTGLIPGDHAPLAHGSKELTTALVNQWPSLGTLSGAEGANNPKLYRRHSFMSTEPLSAEASLSSDSQRLGEGKRDEEPWGPIGSSEPN
- the RUNDC3A gene encoding RUN domain-containing protein 3A isoform X6 gives rise to the protein MEASFVQTTMALGLSSKKASSRNVAVERRNLITVCRFSVKTLLEKYTAEPIDDSSEEFVNFAAILEQILSHRFKGPVSWFSSDGQRGFWDYIRLACSKVPNNCVSSIENMENISTARAKGRAWIRVALMEKRMSEYITTALRDTRTTRRFYDSGAIMLREEATVLTGMLIGLSAIDFSFCLKGEVLDGKTPVVIDYTPYLKFTQSYDYLTDEEERHSAESSTSEDNSPEHPYLPLVTDEDSWYSKWHKMEQKFRIVYAQKGYLEELVRLRESQLKDLEAENRRLQLQLEEAAAQNQREKRELEGVILELQEQLTGLIPGDHAPLAHGSKELTTALVNQWPSLGTLSGAEGANNPKLYRRHSFMSTEPLSAEASLSSDSQRLGEGKRDEEPWGPIGSSEPN
- the RUNDC3A gene encoding RUN domain-containing protein 3A isoform X5, which produces MEASFVQTTMALGLSSKKASSRNVAVERRNLITVCRFSVKTLLEKYTAEPIDDSSEEFVNFAAILEQILSHRFKAGPVSWFSSDGQRGFWDYIRLACSKVPNNCVSSIENMENISTARAKGRAWIRVALMEKRMSEYITTALRDTRTTRRFYDSGAIMLREEATVLTGMLIGLSAIDFSFCLKGEVLDGKTPVVIDYTPYLKFTQSYDYLTDEEERHSAESSTSEDNSPEHPYLPLVTDEDSWYSKWHKMEQKFRIVYAQKGYLEELVRLRESQLKDLEAENRRLQLQLEEAAAQNQREKRELEGVILELQEQLTGLIPGDHAPLAHGSKELTTALVNQWPSLGTLSGAEGANNPKLYRRHSFMSTEPLSAEASLSSDSQRLGEGKRDEEPWGPIGSSEPN